From one Paenibacillus terrae HPL-003 genomic stretch:
- a CDS encoding AzlC family ABC transporter permease, translated as MSIASELSETERDPLHFLQGVKDCIPTLLGYVCIGFAAGIVGASSGVSTMEIALMSALVYAGASQFIMCSMLAAASPPSVIILTTFIVNARHLLLSASLAPYFSKYSLWKNIGIGVLLTDESFGVASDKLAKGGQISDRWMNGLNITAYLVWIASCVAGGILGNWISRPEAFGLDFALPAMFLALLISQLQSVQTSKLKHRLLLVLCMAVLMYLLSWWVPSHIAVIVATVMTATIGVFTDK; from the coding sequence ATGTCTATAGCTTCGGAGTTGAGCGAAACAGAGCGCGATCCACTCCATTTTTTACAAGGAGTCAAGGATTGTATCCCTACGTTGCTCGGTTATGTGTGCATTGGCTTCGCGGCAGGCATTGTGGGGGCCTCATCAGGTGTTAGCACGATGGAAATTGCCCTGATGTCGGCGCTTGTATACGCAGGAGCTTCCCAATTTATTATGTGTTCGATGCTGGCTGCGGCCAGTCCCCCCTCTGTCATTATTTTAACGACATTCATTGTGAATGCCCGCCACCTGTTGTTAAGCGCATCATTGGCTCCTTATTTCTCAAAATATTCATTATGGAAAAATATAGGAATTGGTGTTCTTCTGACAGACGAATCCTTCGGGGTAGCCTCTGATAAACTTGCCAAAGGTGGACAGATTAGTGATCGTTGGATGAACGGGCTCAATATAACTGCTTACCTCGTCTGGATTGCCTCCTGTGTGGCAGGAGGGATTCTCGGGAACTGGATTTCCCGGCCAGAGGCATTTGGTCTGGATTTTGCCTTGCCTGCGATGTTTCTGGCTCTGCTTATTTCCCAGCTACAAAGTGTCCAGACCTCCAAGCTCAAGCACCGTCTGCTGCTCGTGCTGTGTATGGCTGTTCTGATGTACCTTTTATCCTGGTGGGTGCCGTCGCATATCGCTGTCATTGTAGCTACCGTGATGACCGCAACGATTGGAGTGTTTACCGACAAATGA
- a CDS encoding AzlD domain-containing protein yields MNIDPNVMYIIIGGMAVTAIPRIIPFVVLQKLALPKPVLQWLSYIPICIFTALVMEHLLVRTEGSVTFNWQVLIAILPTLVTALWSKNLLATVIVGIVSMAVVRLLWLG; encoded by the coding sequence ATGAACATTGATCCCAACGTCATGTACATCATTATCGGTGGCATGGCCGTCACAGCCATCCCAAGAATCATTCCCTTCGTCGTACTGCAAAAGCTGGCTCTGCCCAAACCAGTGCTCCAATGGCTGTCCTACATTCCTATTTGCATTTTTACAGCGCTCGTCATGGAACATCTGCTCGTCCGAACGGAAGGCTCCGTCACTTTTAATTGGCAAGTGCTTATTGCTATCCTTCCTACACTGGTGACTGCCTTATGGAGCAAAAACCTGCTGGCTACCGTTATTGTCGGTATTGTGAGTATGGCTGTAGTTCGGCTGCTATGGCTGGGATAG
- a CDS encoding acyl-CoA thioesterase, with the protein MESKYIRETYCFKTSRVFPNDINNHNTLFGGRLMSYIDDIASIAASKLCRTNTVTASTDSVDFLLPIHPSDSVTLEAFVTWTGRSSMEVFVKVIREGLMTGDRKIAATAFLTFVALDENNRKVIVPQVIPETEEELQLHQTAPSRAAIRRQRREESKQLASFLTTDYPWEL; encoded by the coding sequence ATGGAAAGCAAGTACATCCGAGAAACCTACTGCTTCAAGACGTCCCGTGTGTTTCCCAACGACATCAACAATCATAACACGCTCTTCGGAGGCCGATTGATGTCGTATATCGACGATATTGCGTCTATCGCAGCCTCCAAGCTATGCCGCACGAATACGGTCACAGCGTCTACGGATTCGGTGGATTTTTTGCTGCCCATTCATCCGAGCGATTCTGTCACGCTGGAGGCGTTCGTTACCTGGACAGGCCGTAGCTCTATGGAGGTCTTCGTGAAGGTAATTCGCGAAGGACTGATGACTGGCGACCGGAAAATCGCAGCCACTGCCTTCCTGACCTTTGTGGCGCTGGACGAGAACAACCGTAAAGTGATCGTGCCGCAGGTCATTCCGGAGACAGAAGAGGAATTACAACTGCACCAGACCGCGCCATCGCGTGCAGCGATACGACGTCAGCGCAGGGAGGAAAGCAAGCAACTGGCGAGCTTCCTGACGACAGATTATCCATGGGAACTGTAA
- a CDS encoding helix-turn-helix domain-containing protein → MDSMQYIIGSNLAQIRKTRGLSLDKVAELTGVSKGMLAQIEKGKSNPTVTTLWKIANGLHVSFSSFLKEDPPKITKISREDLYPVIDEDGNYFVYPIFPYHSEKKFEVFTVSLKPGFTHQAEKHLGEESILMIRGEMYFEMQGQQLKLSAGDAVQFQATDVHTYRNDSDEDADFYVLIYYAD, encoded by the coding sequence GTGGATTCAATGCAGTATATTATCGGTTCAAATTTGGCTCAAATCAGGAAGACTAGAGGACTTAGTCTGGATAAGGTGGCTGAGTTAACAGGGGTCAGTAAAGGTATGCTGGCTCAGATTGAGAAGGGGAAGTCCAATCCTACAGTAACAACACTTTGGAAAATTGCGAACGGCTTGCACGTGTCTTTTTCCTCCTTTCTTAAGGAAGACCCGCCGAAAATCACAAAAATTAGCAGAGAAGACCTGTATCCGGTTATTGATGAGGATGGTAACTATTTTGTTTACCCTATCTTCCCGTATCATTCGGAAAAGAAATTTGAGGTGTTCACGGTAAGTCTGAAGCCAGGCTTTACACATCAGGCAGAGAAGCATCTGGGAGAAGAATCGATTCTCATGATCCGTGGGGAAATGTACTTTGAAATGCAGGGGCAGCAGCTTAAACTGAGCGCAGGGGATGCTGTGCAATTCCAAGCAACTGACGTTCATACTTACCGTAATGATTCGGATGAAGATGCGGATTTTTATGTCTTGATTTATTATGCGGATTAG